In Rhodanobacteraceae bacterium, a single window of DNA contains:
- a CDS encoding DUF3301 domain-containing protein has product MSSAVALFSMLFLAAGVLTWQLLRGLHERALLVAARSCRDAGLQLLDATVSLQHLSLARHRQRLGWQVDYGFDVSLDGQRRQHGRIRFHQGVLQWVEVPRADGGHELWMEDEAEL; this is encoded by the coding sequence ATGAGTAGTGCAGTGGCACTCTTCAGCATGCTCTTCCTGGCCGCCGGCGTGCTCACCTGGCAGCTCCTGCGGGGTCTGCACGAGCGGGCGCTGCTGGTTGCCGCCCGCAGCTGCAGGGACGCGGGCCTGCAACTGCTGGACGCCACCGTGTCACTACAGCACCTGAGCTTGGCCCGTCATCGGCAGCGGCTGGGGTGGCAGGTCGATTATGGTTTCGACGTGAGTCTGGATGGCCAGCGTCGGCAGCACGGACGCATCCGCTTTCACCAGGGTGTGCTGCAATGGGTAGAAGTGCCCCGCGCAGACGGCGGACACGAACTGTGGATGGAAGACGAAGCCGAGCTCTGA
- a CDS encoding ClpXP protease specificity-enhancing factor → MTSTRPYLIRAIYEWILDNRGTPYLLVDAGFAGVRVPRQAIKEGQVLLNIAPHAIDRLELGIDEVRFNARFSGVSQSIVAPVGAVLAIYAQENGQGMMFPAESIPEEDSPDAPEAAQSAAEPLMAVPDSGAEQDLGNDSDESEPPRPERARPSLRIVK, encoded by the coding sequence ATGGATTCTGGACAATCGAGGAACGCCCTATCTGCTGGTCGACGCCGGATTCGCAGGGGTGCGCGTGCCTAGGCAGGCCATCAAGGAAGGGCAGGTCCTGCTCAATATTGCTCCGCATGCCATTGACCGCCTCGAACTTGGCATCGACGAGGTGCGCTTCAATGCACGCTTTTCAGGCGTCAGTCAGAGCATCGTGGCGCCCGTGGGTGCGGTCCTTGCGATCTACGCCCAGGAAAACGGGCAAGGCATGATGTTTCCGGCAGAAAGCATTCCGGAAGAGGATTCGCCCGATGCCCCAGAAGCCGCGCAGTCCGCGGCCGAGCCCTTGATGGCAGTTCCCGACAGCGGTGCTGAGCAGGACCTCGGCAATGACTCCGACGAATCCGAGCCGCCGCGTCCGGAGCGAGCACGGCCGTCACTGCGCATCGTCAAGTAG